In Bradyrhizobium sp. WD16, the genomic stretch CCTTCACCAACGGCCGGCAGATCGGCGCCACGCTGGACCGCAACGGCCTGCGGCCGGCGCGTTACCTCGTCACCAAGGACGATCGCATCCTGATGGCGTCCGAAATGGGCGTCCTCAAGATTCCGGAGGACCAGATCGTCACCAAGTGGCGGCTGCAGCCCGGCAAGATGCTGCTGGTCGACCTCGAACAGGGACGCTTGATTCCCGACGACGAGATCAAGGCGTCGCTGGCCGAGAGCCATCCCTATCGCGAGTGGCTGTCGAACACCCAGATCGTGCTGGAGGACCTCCAGGAGGCGCCGGGCGAGCGCGCGCCCTCCAACCTGCCGCTGCTCGATCGCCAGCAGGCCTTCGGCTACACCCAGGAGGACATCAACTTCCTGCTGTCGCCGATGGCGGCGCTGGGCGAGGAGGCGACCGGCTCGATGGGCACCGACACGCCGATTTCGGCGCTGTCGAGCAAGCCCAAGCAGCTCTTCACCTATTTCAAGCAGAACTTCGCCCAGGTCACCAACCCGCCGATCGACCCGATCCGCGAGGAGATCGTGATGAGCCTGGTGTCGTTCATCGGCCCGCGGCCGAACCTGTTCGACATCGAAGGCGTGTCGCGTTCCAAGCGCCTCGAAGTGCGCCAACCCATCCTGACCAATGCCGACCTCGAGAAGATCCGCTCGATCTCCGAGATCGCCGAGTCGCATTTCCGCTCGCGCACCCTCGACACCACCTACGCCGCCTCGCTCGGCGCCGCCGGCATGGAGCAGGTGCTCGATGATCTCTGCGGCCGGGCCGAGGCCGCCGTGCGCGAAGGCGTCAACATCATCATCCTGTCCGACCGCGCGGTCAGCAGCGACCAGATCCCGATTCCCTCGCTCCTGGCCTGCGCCGCCGTGCATCATCACCTGATCCGCACCGGGCTGCGCACGTCGGTGGGCCTCGTCGTCGAATCGGGCGAGCCGCGCGAGGTGCATCACTTCGCCTGTCTCGCCGGCTACGGCGCCGAGGCGATCAACCCCTATCTCGCCTTCGAGACCATCGTCGCGATGAAGGACAAGCTTCCCGCGACGATCGAGGACAAGGAGATCGTCAAGCGCTACATCAAGGCGATCGGCAAGGGCCTGATGAAGGTGATGTCCAAGATGGGCATCTCCACCTATCAGTCCTATTGCGGCGCGCAGATCTTCGACGCCGTCGGCCTGAAAGCGGATTTCGTCGCCAAGTACTTCGCCGGCACGCACACCCGGATCGAGGGCGTCGGCCTCGCCGAGATCGCCGAGGAGACGGCGCAGCGCCATGGCGCCGCCTTCGGCGAATCGCCGGTGCTCAAGAGCGCGCTCGACGTCGGCGGCGAATACGCCTTCCGCACCCGCGGCGAGGATCACGCCTGGACCGCCGAATCGGTCTCGACGCTGCAGCATGCGGTGCGCGGCAACTCGCAGGAGCGTTACCGGGCCTTCGCCAAGATCCTCAACGAGCAGAGCGAACGGCTCCTGACCATCCGCGGCCTGTTCCGCGTCAGGAGCGCCGAGGAGGACAAGCGCAAGCCGGTGCCGCTCGCCGAAGTCGAACCGGCCAGTGAAATCGTCAAGCGTTTTGCCACCGGCGCCATGTCGTTCGGCTCGATCTCGCGCGAGGCGCACACCACCCTCGCCATCGCCATGAACCGGATCGGCGGCCGCTCCAACACCGGCGAAGGCGGCGAGGAAGCCGACCGCTTCAGGCCGATGCCGAACGGCGATTCGATGCGTTCGGCGATCAAGCAGGTCGCCTCGGGCCGGTTCGGCGTCACGACGGAATATCTCGTCAATTCCGACATGATGCAGATCAAGATGGCGCAGGGCGCCAAGCCCGGCGAAGGCGGCCAGCTGCCCGGCCACAAGGTCGACGCGACCATCGCCCGGGTGCGCCACTCGACGCCCGGCGTCGGCCTGATCTCGCCGCCGCCGCACCACGACATCTATTCGATCGAGGATCTGGCGCAGCTCATCTACGACCTCAAGAACGTCAATCCCGACGGTCTCGTCTCGGTCAAGCTGGTGTCGGAAGTCGGCGTCGGCACCGTCGCCGCCGGCGTCGCCAAGGCGCGCGCCGACCATGTGACGATCTCCGGCTTCGAAGGCGGCACCGGCGCGAGCCCGCTGACCTCGATCAAGCATGCCGGCAGCCCGTGGGAGATCGGCCTCGCCGAGACCCACCAGACCCTGGTGCGCGAGCGGCTGCGCAGCCGCATCACGGTCCAGGTCGACGGCGGCTTCCGCACCGGCCGCGACGTCGTCATCGGCGCGCTGCTCGGCGCCGACGAGTTCGGCTTCGCCACCGCGCCGCTGATCGCGGCGGGCTGCATCATGATGCGCAAGTGCCACCTCAACACCTGCCCGGTCGGCGTCGCCACCCAGGATCCGGTGCTGCGCAAGCGCTTCGTCGGCCAGCCCGAGCACGTCATCAACTACTTCTTCTTCGTCGCCGAAGAAGTCCGCGAGATCATGGCCGCGCTCGGCTACCGCACCGTCAACGAGATGATCGGCCAGAGCCAGATGCTCGACCAGAACGCCCTGGTGGCGCACTGGAAGGCCAAGGGCCTCGACTTCTCCAAGCTGTTCTACAAGCAGCAGGCCGCGCCCGGACAGAAGATCTACCAGAGCGAGAGGCAGGACCATCACCTCGAGAAGGTGCTGGACCGCAAGCTGATCGGCGAGGCCCAGGCCGCGCTCGATCGCGGCGCGCCGGTGAAGATCGAAACCGAGATCAACAACACCGACCGCAGCGCCGGCGCCATGCTGGCCGGCGCGGTGGCCAAGCGCTTCGGTCATGCCGGCCTGCCCGACGACACCATCCATGTCCGTCTCAACGGCACCGCCGGCCAGGCCTTCGGCGCCTGGCTCGCGCGCGGCGTCACCTTCGAACTCGAGGGCGAAGCCAACGACTATGTCGGCAAGGGGCTGTCCGGCGGCCGCATCATCGTCCGCCCGCCGGCTGATTCCGGCGTGGTCCCCGAGGAGTCGATCATCGTCGGCAACACCGTGATGTACGGCGCGATCGCGGGCGACTGCTACTTCCGCGGCATCGCCGGCGAACGCTTCGCCGTGCGTAATTCCGGCGCCGTCGTCGTCGTCGAGGGGGCCGGCGACCACTGCTGCGAATACATGACCGGCGGCGTGGTGGTGGTGCTCGGCAACACCGGCCGCAACTTCGCGGCCGGTATGTCGGGCGGCGTCGCCTACGTCTATGACGAGGACGGCACCTTCGAGAAGCGCTGCAACATGGCGATGGTCGAACTCGAGCCGGTGCTCTCGGAGGAGATGCTCAGCGAGAACTCCTTCCACCAGAGCGGCGATCTCGAGGCCCATGGCAGGGTCGACGTCCTCGCCAACCTCACCGGCGACGATGTCGAGCGGCTGCATGTGCTGATCACCCGGCACGGCAAGCTGACCGGCTCGAAGCGGGCCGCGGCGATCCTCGCCGACTGGCCGGCGGCCCTGCGCAGGTTCCGCAAGGTCATGCCGGTCGAATTCCGCCGCGCTCTGAACGAACTGAAAAAGCGCGAATCCGACGAACCGAAGATCGCGATCGGCGCGTAACTCTCTGCGGGACAGACGTTTCCATGGGCAAGATCACTGGCTTTCTTGAAATCGACCGTAGCGACCGCGTCTATGCGCCCGTCGCCGAGCGGCTGAAGCACTATCACGAATTCGTCGTGCCTCTCTCGGAGAAGGAGCTGCGCGATCAGGCGGCGCGCTGCATGAATTGCGGCGTTCCCTACTGCCACGGCACCGGCGCGGTGACGCCGGGCACGCCCGGCTGTCCGGTCAACAACCAGATCCCGGACTGGAACGACCTCGTCTACAACGGCAACTGGGAAGAGGCCGCGCGCAACCTGCATTCGACCAACAACTTCCCCGAATTCACCGGGCGGGTCTGCCCGGCGCCGTGCGAGTCCTCCTGCACGCTGAATCTCGAGGAGACTCCGGTCACCATCAAGACCATCGAATGCGCGATCGTCGACCGCGCCTGGCAGAACGGCTGGCTCAATCCCGAGATCGCCGCGCACAAGACCGGCAAGAAGATCGCCGTGGTCGGCTCCGGCCCGGCGGGCCTCGCCTGCGCCCAGCAACTCGCCCGCGCCGGCCATGACGTGCATGTCTACGAGAAGAACGCCAAAGCCGGCGGCCTTCTGCGCTACGGCATTCCCGACTTCAAGATGGAGAAGGGCATCATCGACCGCCGCATCGGCCAGATGGAGGCCGAAGGCGTCGTCTTCCATTACGGCAAGGCGGTCGGCGGGCCCGGCGGCATCGATCCGAGCGAGCTCATCAAGACCCATGACGCCGTGGCGCTGACCGGCGGCGCGGAAGCGCCGCGCGACCTGCCGGTGCCCGGCCGCGAGCTCGACGGCATCCATTTCGCCATGGACTTCCTGCCGCAGCAGAACCGCCGCGTCGGCAACGAGCCGCTCGGCGACGTCCGGGAGATCCTCGCCACCGGCAAGCATGTGGTGGTGATCGGCGGCGGCGATACCGGATCCGACTGCATCGGCACCTCGAACCGTCACGGCGCGAAAAGCGTGACCCAGCTCGAGATCATGCCGCAGCCGCCGGAGAAGGAGAACAAGCTGCTGACATGGCCGAACTGGCCGATGAAGATGCGGACCTCCTCGAGCCATCAGGAAGGCGCCAAGCGCGAATTCGCGGTGCTGACCCAGCGCTTCTCCGGCAGCAACGGCAAGGTCGAGAAGCTGCATTGCATCCATGTCGACAGCAAGATGCAGCCGATCGCCGGCAGCGAGTTCGCGCTCGAGGCCGACCTCGTGCTGCTCGCCATGGGCTTCGTCCACCCGGTGCACGAGGGCCTGCTCAAGACGCTCGGCGTCGACCTCGACCCGCGCGGCAACGTCCGGGCCTCGACCGGCGACTACAAGACCTCGGTGCCGAAGGTGTTCGCCTCGGGCGACATCCGGCGCGGCCAGTCGCTGGTGGTCTGGGCGATCCGCGAGGGCCGGCAGTGCGCCGCCTCGATCGACCAGTTCCTGATGGGCGCGACCAACCTGCCGCGCTGAGCGCGAAGACCGAGACGACAGATCTAGGCCGCCCGCAGGGGCGGCCTTTTTCGTTGCACCGCGATCTGCCCAGCCACGCGCGATCGCCCGTCGGCGCACCGCGCTGTCAGCGATCGATCGCAATCGCCGTGATATCGTGGGTTGCGGCTCTGGTTCGGCGCAATGCCGCGGCTCGTGGGACGACATCACTGAACCCGCACCGGATATTCGACGTCAAAACCATGAGCTGCTATCTTCTTGTCCGCGGAGCGAGTTGATGGACGACGATCAAACATCCCCGGATCGCGGTGTCGCCAAAGGCCCGTGGGGCGCGCCGCGGATCGCCCCGCCGCCGCACCCGCCTCAGGCCGCGCCCGGCCCGGTCAAGGATGTGTCGCGCGCCGCCCGTCACCGGATCGGGCTGTCCTCGATATTGTTTGCGGTGCTGATGGTCGCGCTGGTCGGCGGCCGCGCCTATAAGGATCTGTCGCGGCCGGAGGCCTGGGCCTACTGGCGCGACGCCTATCTCTCGCCCAGCCTGAAGTCGTCGGTCGCCGACGTCGAGATCGACGGCCGAAAGCGCGTGACGCTGGCCGTCAGCGGCAAGATCGGTGCGGCCGCGGCCACCTGGTTTCGCACGGCGCTCGACGACGCCAAG encodes the following:
- the gltB gene encoding glutamate synthase large subunit, with product MSESSFEHDVHGAMALSTDRDSKPAAPLEHTTRPAAAGLYDPALEKDSCGVGFIADIKGRKSHKIVSDALSVLCNLEHRGAVGADPRAGDGAGILVQIPHAFFSRKAKELGFALPAPGKYAVGALFMPRETAWREVIKSIIAKQIKAEGLTLLGWRDVPTDNSSLGETVKPTEPNHMQVFIACEDCKDEEEFERRLYMARKSVSNAIYQRRERTLSGYYFVSLSCRTVVYKGMFLADQLGKYYPDLSEPDFETALALVHQRFSTNTFPTWSLAHPYRMIAHNGEINTLRGNVNWMAARQASVSSQLFGEDIEKLWPISYEGQSDTACFDNALEFLVQGGYSLPHAVMMMIPEAWAGNPLMDEKRRAFYEYHASLMEPWDGPAAIAFTNGRQIGATLDRNGLRPARYLVTKDDRILMASEMGVLKIPEDQIVTKWRLQPGKMLLVDLEQGRLIPDDEIKASLAESHPYREWLSNTQIVLEDLQEAPGERAPSNLPLLDRQQAFGYTQEDINFLLSPMAALGEEATGSMGTDTPISALSSKPKQLFTYFKQNFAQVTNPPIDPIREEIVMSLVSFIGPRPNLFDIEGVSRSKRLEVRQPILTNADLEKIRSISEIAESHFRSRTLDTTYAASLGAAGMEQVLDDLCGRAEAAVREGVNIIILSDRAVSSDQIPIPSLLACAAVHHHLIRTGLRTSVGLVVESGEPREVHHFACLAGYGAEAINPYLAFETIVAMKDKLPATIEDKEIVKRYIKAIGKGLMKVMSKMGISTYQSYCGAQIFDAVGLKADFVAKYFAGTHTRIEGVGLAEIAEETAQRHGAAFGESPVLKSALDVGGEYAFRTRGEDHAWTAESVSTLQHAVRGNSQERYRAFAKILNEQSERLLTIRGLFRVRSAEEDKRKPVPLAEVEPASEIVKRFATGAMSFGSISREAHTTLAIAMNRIGGRSNTGEGGEEADRFRPMPNGDSMRSAIKQVASGRFGVTTEYLVNSDMMQIKMAQGAKPGEGGQLPGHKVDATIARVRHSTPGVGLISPPPHHDIYSIEDLAQLIYDLKNVNPDGLVSVKLVSEVGVGTVAAGVAKARADHVTISGFEGGTGASPLTSIKHAGSPWEIGLAETHQTLVRERLRSRITVQVDGGFRTGRDVVIGALLGADEFGFATAPLIAAGCIMMRKCHLNTCPVGVATQDPVLRKRFVGQPEHVINYFFFVAEEVREIMAALGYRTVNEMIGQSQMLDQNALVAHWKAKGLDFSKLFYKQQAAPGQKIYQSERQDHHLEKVLDRKLIGEAQAALDRGAPVKIETEINNTDRSAGAMLAGAVAKRFGHAGLPDDTIHVRLNGTAGQAFGAWLARGVTFELEGEANDYVGKGLSGGRIIVRPPADSGVVPEESIIVGNTVMYGAIAGDCYFRGIAGERFAVRNSGAVVVVEGAGDHCCEYMTGGVVVVLGNTGRNFAAGMSGGVAYVYDEDGTFEKRCNMAMVELEPVLSEEMLSENSFHQSGDLEAHGRVDVLANLTGDDVERLHVLITRHGKLTGSKRAAAILADWPAALRRFRKVMPVEFRRALNELKKRESDEPKIAIGA
- a CDS encoding glutamate synthase subunit beta, which produces MGKITGFLEIDRSDRVYAPVAERLKHYHEFVVPLSEKELRDQAARCMNCGVPYCHGTGAVTPGTPGCPVNNQIPDWNDLVYNGNWEEAARNLHSTNNFPEFTGRVCPAPCESSCTLNLEETPVTIKTIECAIVDRAWQNGWLNPEIAAHKTGKKIAVVGSGPAGLACAQQLARAGHDVHVYEKNAKAGGLLRYGIPDFKMEKGIIDRRIGQMEAEGVVFHYGKAVGGPGGIDPSELIKTHDAVALTGGAEAPRDLPVPGRELDGIHFAMDFLPQQNRRVGNEPLGDVREILATGKHVVVIGGGDTGSDCIGTSNRHGAKSVTQLEIMPQPPEKENKLLTWPNWPMKMRTSSSHQEGAKREFAVLTQRFSGSNGKVEKLHCIHVDSKMQPIAGSEFALEADLVLLAMGFVHPVHEGLLKTLGVDLDPRGNVRASTGDYKTSVPKVFASGDIRRGQSLVVWAIREGRQCAASIDQFLMGATNLPR